In Mongoliitalea daihaiensis, one DNA window encodes the following:
- a CDS encoding M42 family metallopeptidase, producing the protein MSIDVALLSKTCEIPGAPGFEKRIRDFIVEQVSPHADEVQVDNLGNVIAIKKAKNNPSGKRVMLAAHMDEIGFIVKHIDDNGFLRFHTLGGFDPKTLVAQRVIIHGKKDLIGVMGTKPIHVMSPEERNKMPQVTDFFIDMGMPKSEVEKFISIGDPITRDRELIEMGDCVNCKSIDNRVAVYIQLETLKQLENPAYDVYAAFTVQEEVGIRGANVAAHQINPDFGIALDTTIAFDVPGAQAHEKVTELGKGTAIKIMDAMTICDYRMVAFMKATAEKHQIQWQPEILTAGGTDTAGVQRMGKQGAIAGAISIPTRHLHQVIEMAHKEDIGNSIRLLKACLEEMDQWDWKH; encoded by the coding sequence ATGAGTATAGATGTAGCATTGCTAAGTAAAACCTGTGAAATCCCAGGAGCACCGGGTTTTGAGAAAAGAATTCGTGATTTTATAGTGGAACAGGTTAGTCCACACGCGGACGAGGTTCAAGTCGACAATTTGGGAAATGTCATTGCCATTAAAAAAGCAAAAAATAATCCATCGGGAAAACGGGTAATGCTCGCGGCCCACATGGATGAGATAGGCTTTATTGTCAAGCATATAGATGACAATGGGTTTTTGAGATTCCACACCTTGGGAGGTTTTGATCCTAAAACATTGGTGGCTCAGCGGGTGATTATTCATGGGAAAAAAGATTTAATAGGAGTGATGGGTACCAAACCCATCCATGTGATGTCTCCAGAAGAGCGAAATAAAATGCCACAGGTGACAGATTTTTTTATTGACATGGGCATGCCCAAATCAGAAGTGGAAAAATTCATCAGCATCGGCGATCCAATTACCCGTGATAGGGAATTGATAGAGATGGGGGATTGTGTCAACTGTAAGTCTATTGATAATAGAGTGGCTGTGTATATCCAATTGGAAACCTTGAAGCAATTGGAAAATCCAGCTTACGATGTATATGCGGCTTTTACTGTGCAGGAAGAAGTGGGTATTCGTGGAGCAAATGTAGCAGCTCATCAGATTAATCCTGATTTTGGAATTGCCTTGGATACCACCATTGCATTTGATGTACCTGGTGCACAAGCACATGAAAAGGTGACCGAATTAGGCAAAGGTACTGCTATCAAAATCATGGATGCCATGACTATTTGCGATTACCGCATGGTGGCATTTATGAAAGCTACAGCAGAAAAACATCAGATTCAATGGCAGCCCGAGATCCTAACAGCTGGAGGAACCGACACCGCAGGTGTTCAGCGTATGGGTAAACAGGGAGCGATAGCGGGAGCTATTTCCATCCCCACTCGCCATTTGCATCAGGTGATTGAAATGGCGCATAAGGAAGATATTGGAAATTCTATTCGCTTATTGAAAGCTTGTTTGGAGGAGATGGATCAGTGGGATTGGAAGCATTAG
- a CDS encoding heme-binding protein: MPITAVEGGLPIFKNGDLIGAIGISGVTSAQDGIIAEAALKAVGLME; the protein is encoded by the coding sequence ATGCCCATAACAGCTGTAGAAGGTGGCTTGCCTATATTCAAAAACGGAGACCTCATTGGCGCTATTGGTATCTCAGGAGTTACTTCTGCTCAAGACGGGATCATCGCTGAAGCAGCGCTGAAGGCTGTGGGTTTGATGGAATAG
- a CDS encoding type II toxin-antitoxin system VapC family toxin, which yields MNGNSLFVDTNILLYFLKFDSQIVEMISDKNLILSVISEIELLSFPDLGKLEEDLINEFLDNCVVFDLSLDIKGLAIRLRKKYKLKLPDAIIAASAINLNIPLLTSDKGLERLKN from the coding sequence ATGAATGGGAATAGCCTCTTTGTAGATACAAATATTCTTTTATATTTCTTAAAATTTGATTCTCAAATAGTTGAGATGATTTCTGATAAAAATCTAATTTTATCAGTTATTTCAGAAATTGAGCTTCTTTCATTTCCAGATTTGGGAAAATTAGAAGAAGATCTGATAAATGAATTCCTTGATAATTGTGTTGTCTTTGATTTAAGTTTAGATATCAAGGGATTGGCAATTAGGTTAAGAAAAAAGTATAAGTTAAAACTACCCGATGCAATCATTGCCGCATCTGCAATTAATCTAAACATTCCTTTATTGACAAGTGATAAAGGTTTAGAAAGATTGAAGAATTAG
- a CDS encoding thioredoxin family protein yields MNTEQYLGYMNSIVQTNLNEQTAPYNKADYLEYTRLNTSRQNRWLKTQTVSEELKSVLSEIKSPQQWLVITEPWCGDAAHVNPFIMLAAQENSLINLTFELRDSVPFSIEKYLTNGAKAIPKLVIRDEHGNDLATWGPRPAGCQALYTELKARNAAFDEVLTAVQNWYNSNKGREIQEELTALLQEVVIKVKDGEMNLI; encoded by the coding sequence ATGAATACCGAGCAGTACCTTGGCTACATGAACTCCATTGTACAAACAAATTTGAACGAACAAACAGCACCTTACAACAAAGCTGACTATTTGGAATACACAAGATTAAATACCAGCAGGCAAAATCGTTGGTTGAAGACTCAAACAGTTTCAGAAGAGTTAAAATCAGTATTGAGCGAAATCAAAAGCCCTCAACAATGGTTAGTCATCACCGAACCTTGGTGCGGAGATGCGGCACATGTGAATCCGTTTATTATGTTGGCCGCTCAAGAAAATAGTCTCATCAACCTCACATTTGAATTGAGGGATTCTGTGCCATTCAGCATAGAGAAGTACCTTACCAATGGAGCAAAGGCTATCCCTAAATTAGTTATCCGGGATGAGCATGGAAATGATTTAGCAACTTGGGGACCACGCCCAGCTGGTTGTCAAGCTCTATATACAGAGTTGAAAGCACGTAATGCAGCTTTTGACGAAGTGTTGACTGCTGTTCAAAATTGGTATAACAGCAATAAAGGTCGAGAAATCCAAGAAGAATTGACTGCGCTGTTACAGGAGGTCGTGATTAAAGTTAAGGATGGTGAGATGAACTTGATTTAA
- a CDS encoding metallophosphoesterase: MTIQYASDLHLEFPANKQFLKRNLLQPMADVLVLSGDIVPFVLMDKHQEFFSFLSDHFKATYWLPGNHEYYHFDIAQKSGVLHETIRSNVFLVNNTSVVHDHVQLIFSTLWSHISPEYQWQIERSLSDFHVIKNKGYRLSAEKYNQLHLESLEFLTDELNDRKVDQVAVFTHHCPTFLNYPQQYKDSILNEAFAVELYDLIDTSRIDTWVYGHHHSNTATFQIGDTKLLTNQLGYVQRNEHLLFETSKVIML, encoded by the coding sequence ATGACAATCCAATATGCCTCAGATCTTCATCTAGAATTCCCTGCCAACAAGCAATTTTTGAAGAGGAATCTTTTGCAGCCAATGGCAGATGTTTTGGTATTGTCGGGAGATATTGTCCCATTTGTGCTCATGGATAAGCATCAGGAGTTTTTTAGTTTTCTTTCGGATCATTTTAAAGCTACTTATTGGCTACCGGGCAATCACGAATATTACCATTTTGATATAGCCCAAAAAAGTGGTGTGTTGCATGAAACCATTAGAAGTAACGTGTTTTTGGTGAACAATACTTCGGTGGTTCATGATCATGTGCAACTTATTTTCTCTACCCTGTGGAGTCATATTAGTCCAGAATATCAATGGCAGATTGAACGTAGCTTGAGTGATTTTCATGTGATCAAAAATAAAGGTTATCGTCTTTCAGCGGAGAAATACAATCAGCTGCATTTGGAAAGTTTGGAGTTTTTGACCGATGAATTAAATGACAGGAAAGTGGACCAGGTAGCTGTTTTTACCCATCATTGTCCAACCTTTCTCAATTATCCTCAACAATACAAGGATAGTATTCTCAATGAAGCCTTTGCAGTGGAGCTGTACGACCTAATTGATACATCCAGAATAGACACTTGGGTGTATGGGCATCATCATAGCAATACCGCTACATTCCAAATTGGAGATACTAAACTATTGACCAATCAGCTGGGCTATGTACAGCGCAATGAGCATTTGCTTTTTGAAACAAGTAAAGTCATAATGTTATGA
- a CDS encoding FAD-binding and (Fe-S)-binding domain-containing protein, with translation MSTNPTNLLPFLQALASSLEGELKFDSLSKTLYATDASVYREIPLAVAFPKSEKDIQLLIAFAKKHQTSLIPRTAGTSLAGQCVGNGIVVDVSKHFTSIIEFNAEEKWVRVQPGVVRDELNRFLKPHGLFFSPITSTANRAMIGGMVGNNSSGTTSIVYGVTRDKVMELKVLLSDGSPAVFGSLTSEVFEQKRLQSDLEGKLYQQIWEELQAEDARKEIHEQFPKKSIHRRNTGYAVDELLKSELFEGDEPFNFCKLLSGSEGTLAFTTEIKISLDPLPDPIEVVVAAHFESIHQSMKAAQVAMKHPATAVELMDKIILDCTKESIEYSKNRYFVDGDPKAILMVEFTGKSEEEARGKGEKLIEGLKAAGLGYAYPVIGPDQTKAAWALRSAGLGLLANIPGDPKAVACIEDTAVDIEDLADYIDELDEILKGFNQDPVHYAHAGAGEIHMRPILDLKKAEDVEEFYRISEASAKLVKKFNGSLSGEHGDGRVRAPFIPMMVGDKNYQLFRRIKYTWDPDNIFNPGKIVDTAPMNTSLRYEVGMQTPEHNTALDFSQVGGILRLAEKCNGSGDCRKLPSSGGTMCPSYQATRNEKDTTRGRANTLREFLTKDKPSNPFDHAEIKDALDLCLSCKGCTAECPSNVDMASMKAEFLYQYQQTHGVPLRSKAFAHINELNKLGSLIPGLTNFSLSNSLTGGLLKKVLGVAPQRDLPVIAKESFRQWLKRSASSIPVKQPVIKEIYLFVDEFINFNEPSIGITTVKLLKKLGYEVLLVDHEESGRSALSKGLLEKAKKHANANIQTFKDLVSGDRPLVGIEPSAILSFRDEYPRLVDKHLVEAAKKVKFHTLLIDEFIGREIAAGNITAESFTKESKTIKLHGHCHQKALSSLNWTQKLLSLPQNYTVETIPSGCCGMAGSFGYEEEHYELSMQIGEMVLFPAVRSASEETLIVAPGTSCRHQIADGTQRKALHPVEVLFGALL, from the coding sequence ATGAGTACAAATCCCACAAACCTATTGCCTTTTTTGCAAGCACTTGCCTCTTCTTTGGAGGGAGAGTTGAAGTTTGATTCCCTGAGCAAAACCCTCTATGCTACGGATGCTTCCGTATATCGGGAGATTCCGTTGGCAGTGGCTTTTCCAAAGTCTGAAAAGGATATTCAACTGCTTATTGCCTTTGCTAAAAAACATCAAACTTCCCTGATTCCCCGTACAGCAGGAACTTCCTTGGCAGGTCAATGTGTGGGCAATGGTATCGTAGTGGATGTTTCCAAGCACTTTACCTCCATTATTGAGTTTAATGCGGAAGAAAAGTGGGTGAGAGTACAGCCGGGTGTGGTAAGAGATGAATTGAATCGCTTTTTGAAACCTCATGGATTGTTTTTCAGCCCTATCACATCCACCGCCAATCGGGCCATGATCGGTGGGATGGTAGGAAACAATTCTTCTGGGACCACTTCCATCGTTTACGGCGTTACCCGAGATAAGGTGATGGAATTGAAGGTGCTCTTAAGTGATGGAAGTCCTGCGGTTTTTGGTTCACTAACTTCTGAAGTATTTGAACAAAAACGACTTCAGTCGGATCTGGAAGGAAAACTGTATCAGCAGATTTGGGAAGAACTCCAGGCAGAAGACGCTAGAAAGGAAATTCACGAACAATTTCCTAAAAAGAGTATTCACAGAAGAAATACGGGGTATGCGGTAGACGAACTTTTGAAGTCCGAGCTATTTGAAGGGGATGAGCCTTTCAATTTTTGTAAGTTATTGAGTGGTTCGGAAGGGACTTTGGCGTTTACCACAGAGATAAAAATCAGTTTGGATCCGCTCCCAGACCCCATCGAGGTCGTTGTAGCGGCTCACTTTGAAAGTATCCATCAAAGCATGAAAGCGGCTCAAGTTGCCATGAAGCATCCTGCGACTGCCGTGGAGTTGATGGATAAAATCATTTTGGATTGTACGAAGGAAAGTATTGAATACAGTAAAAACCGATACTTTGTGGACGGAGACCCCAAGGCAATTTTGATGGTGGAGTTCACGGGAAAATCGGAAGAGGAAGCGAGGGGGAAAGGAGAGAAATTAATTGAGGGTTTGAAAGCCGCAGGACTGGGTTACGCTTATCCAGTTATAGGTCCTGATCAAACCAAGGCCGCTTGGGCCCTCCGAAGTGCTGGCTTAGGTTTATTAGCGAATATTCCAGGTGATCCCAAGGCTGTTGCCTGCATTGAAGATACGGCTGTAGATATCGAGGATCTGGCCGATTACATAGATGAACTCGATGAAATCCTCAAAGGGTTCAATCAAGATCCCGTGCACTACGCGCATGCGGGAGCCGGAGAAATTCATATGCGTCCGATTTTGGATTTGAAAAAGGCCGAAGATGTAGAGGAGTTTTACAGAATTTCTGAAGCATCTGCGAAGTTGGTCAAGAAATTCAACGGCTCACTTTCTGGAGAACACGGGGATGGACGGGTAAGAGCCCCTTTTATCCCGATGATGGTTGGGGATAAAAATTATCAGTTGTTTAGACGCATCAAATACACTTGGGATCCTGACAATATCTTCAATCCGGGTAAAATAGTAGATACTGCACCGATGAATACTTCCTTGAGGTATGAAGTTGGTATGCAAACGCCGGAGCACAATACAGCACTTGATTTTTCTCAAGTGGGAGGGATTCTTCGCTTAGCAGAAAAGTGCAATGGAAGTGGAGATTGCCGAAAGCTACCGAGTTCTGGTGGTACCATGTGTCCAAGTTATCAAGCTACCCGCAATGAGAAAGATACTACCCGTGGACGGGCCAATACCTTACGGGAATTTTTGACAAAGGATAAACCTTCCAATCCTTTCGATCATGCAGAGATCAAAGATGCCTTGGATTTGTGTCTTTCCTGCAAAGGTTGTACCGCCGAATGTCCTTCCAATGTAGATATGGCATCCATGAAAGCGGAGTTTTTGTACCAATATCAGCAGACGCACGGTGTTCCGCTTCGCTCCAAAGCCTTTGCACATATCAATGAACTGAATAAACTTGGTTCTTTAATACCAGGTTTAACGAATTTTTCTTTAAGCAATTCCTTGACAGGAGGATTGTTGAAAAAAGTTTTGGGAGTTGCTCCTCAACGGGATTTGCCTGTGATAGCCAAAGAGAGTTTCCGTCAATGGTTGAAAAGATCTGCTAGCAGTATACCTGTGAAGCAGCCTGTGATCAAAGAAATTTACCTTTTTGTAGATGAGTTTATCAATTTCAATGAGCCTAGTATTGGCATTACTACGGTGAAGTTATTGAAGAAATTGGGTTATGAGGTGCTGCTGGTTGATCATGAAGAGAGCGGTCGCTCAGCTTTATCAAAAGGATTGCTAGAAAAAGCAAAGAAACATGCCAATGCAAATATCCAAACCTTTAAAGACTTGGTCAGTGGAGATCGGCCTTTGGTAGGAATTGAGCCATCGGCTATCTTGAGTTTCCGAGATGAATACCCACGCTTGGTGGATAAGCACTTGGTGGAGGCTGCTAAGAAAGTCAAGTTTCATACTTTATTGATAGATGAGTTTATTGGGCGGGAGATTGCGGCAGGAAATATCACTGCTGAGTCTTTTACCAAAGAATCCAAGACCATCAAATTGCATGGGCACTGCCATCAAAAGGCCTTGTCATCCTTAAACTGGACGCAAAAATTATTAAGCCTCCCGCAGAATTATACCGTCGAAACGATTCCTTCGGGTTGTTGTGGCATGGCTGGTTCCTTTGGTTATGAGGAGGAACACTACGAGCTGAGCATGCAAATAGGGGAGATGGTCTTATTTCCCGCAGTGCGGTCCGCTAGTGAGGAGACACTCATCGTTGCGCCTGGAACTTCCTGCCGTCATCAGATCGCAGACGGTACCCAACGAAAGGCTTTGCATCCCGTGGAGGTGTTGTTTGGGGCGTTGCTTTGA
- a CDS encoding YdcF family protein, producing MFFILSQFLSFLVMPLTLIFLGLITGFYWPDRKKGKKIILLSIISLCFFSNQFLANWAMQRWEPNFIPLSEVPKHDIGIVLTGVTNLSKTTYDRTFFNKGADRITHALQLYKEGNINRILITGGQGLNPTNPNTEAKLLKDFLLVAGVPETDIIIEDQAKNTYQNAIFTKETLQELDIPADQSFILITSAFHMKRAKGCFEKAGFITYPFPTDYYASDTKWDIPHLFYPDPYAIFMWHKLVKEWMGIAMYKVAGYM from the coding sequence ATGTTTTTTATTCTATCCCAATTTCTCAGTTTCCTAGTGATGCCATTGACACTGATCTTCCTCGGATTAATCACTGGTTTTTATTGGCCTGACAGGAAAAAAGGAAAGAAAATCATCCTTCTAAGTATAATATCACTATGTTTTTTCAGCAATCAATTTCTAGCCAATTGGGCCATGCAACGGTGGGAACCTAACTTTATCCCCTTGAGCGAGGTTCCCAAACATGATATCGGTATTGTACTTACTGGTGTAACCAACCTGAGTAAAACTACCTATGACCGTACGTTTTTCAATAAAGGAGCAGATCGGATTACTCATGCGCTTCAATTGTATAAAGAAGGTAATATCAACAGGATTTTGATTACGGGAGGCCAAGGACTTAATCCAACCAACCCCAATACAGAAGCTAAACTCTTGAAAGACTTTTTACTGGTTGCAGGAGTTCCGGAAACAGATATTATCATAGAAGACCAAGCCAAAAACACGTATCAGAACGCAATTTTCACAAAGGAAACCTTACAAGAGCTTGATATCCCGGCAGATCAATCCTTTATATTAATTACATCAGCCTTCCATATGAAAAGAGCGAAAGGCTGCTTTGAAAAGGCTGGTTTCATCACTTATCCTTTCCCTACGGACTACTATGCCAGCGATACCAAATGGGACATCCCCCATCTTTTCTACCCAGACCCCTATGCCATTTTTATGTGGCACAAATTGGTGAAAGAGTGGATGGGTATTGCGATGTATAAGGTGGCAGGGTATATGTAA
- the rhuM gene encoding virulence RhuM family protein, producing MESSSILIYQTEDGKTKIETRLENETVWLTIDQMAELFQKSRSTINEHILNIYSEGELDEDTSKKKIGISDFSTKPTNFYNLDIIISVGYRVKSFQGTKFRQWATARLREYLIKGFTLNDELLKQAGGGNYFDELLARIRDIRSSEKVFWRKVLDIYATSIDYDPKSDLSVLFFQTVQNKIHWAAHGHTAAELIYKRIDAAKPNLGLTNFKGAKPTKQDLEIAKNYLNEEELNMLNRMVTAYLELAELQALNRKPMYMKDWIERLDDFLRMTGNEILTHAGKISHQQMLDKAKLEYEKYKALTVSDLSEAEKHFVDYLEKETKKLTNNSKK from the coding sequence ATGGAAAGCAGCAGCATTTTAATCTATCAAACCGAAGACGGTAAAACCAAAATAGAAACCCGCCTTGAAAATGAGACGGTATGGTTGACAATTGATCAGATGGCTGAACTTTTTCAAAAGTCCAGATCCACAATCAATGAGCACATACTTAATATTTATTCAGAAGGCGAACTAGATGAAGATACCTCTAAGAAAAAAATCGGAATTTCCGATTTTTCTACCAAGCCTACAAATTTTTACAATCTTGACATCATTATTTCTGTCGGTTACCGTGTTAAGAGTTTTCAGGGAACCAAATTCAGGCAATGGGCCACAGCAAGATTGAGAGAATATCTTATAAAAGGGTTTACCCTAAATGATGAGCTACTCAAGCAAGCGGGAGGAGGGAATTATTTCGATGAACTTTTGGCTCGCATCCGTGACATACGGAGTAGCGAAAAGGTATTTTGGAGAAAGGTCTTGGATATCTATGCTACTAGCATTGATTATGATCCAAAAAGTGATCTTTCCGTGCTGTTTTTTCAGACTGTGCAGAACAAAATACATTGGGCGGCTCATGGACATACTGCTGCTGAACTGATTTATAAACGGATCGATGCTGCCAAACCCAATCTGGGTCTTACAAATTTTAAAGGGGCTAAACCTACCAAACAGGATTTGGAAATTGCCAAAAATTACCTCAATGAGGAAGAACTGAATATGCTCAATCGAATGGTGACAGCTTATTTGGAACTGGCGGAATTGCAAGCACTCAATCGTAAACCTATGTATATGAAAGATTGGATTGAGCGATTAGATGATTTCCTTAGAATGACAGGAAATGAAATTCTAACCCATGCTGGCAAGATCAGTCATCAACAGATGCTTGATAAAGCCAAACTAGAATATGAAAAATATAAAGCTTTAACGGTTTCAGACCTGAGTGAGGCTGAGAAGCATTTTGTGGATTATCTGGAAAAGGAAACAAAAAAGCTGACTAACAATAGTAAAAAATAA
- a CDS encoding S8 family peptidase yields the protein MIKSRNSLTAQFKKGLAMLILAGFLASCGGSKSIFDKNPEAIQSWAHLDPKKDKIPGMSVDKAYKKIIKNQSVPQVIVAVIDSGIDLGHEDLSTVLWTNTGEIAEDLEDNDGNGYIDDIHGYNFLGESYHEQLEATRIVNLGIGDASLQEKARARFEKDLTKAASSAEEMLMMNQIFQYTDQLIRNKLGKDSYTAKDLATFPTDAEVTPMHIELMQDILSEEGTIQVVFDQIDEAIKYYKDQLDYNLKLDFDGRALVGDDPYDITDAKYGNGDPMHRVKDESHGTHVAGIIAADRNNNRGIKGVANNAQIMSIRAVPNGDEYDKDIALAIRYAADNGAKVINMSFGKPFSPNAEWVYDAIKYAAEKDVLLVHAAGNDGMDLDDPENPNFPNDHKLLNEPEFAPNVITVGALAPSWDENMIASFSNYGRLNVDVFAPGARIYSTMPENEYEFQSGTSMAAPAVSGIAAKIRGLYPALTAIQVKQIIMQSGISPKFEVFVNGDNPQKVRLNQVSRSGKIANLYEALLLAKAVNSGKVVLQ from the coding sequence ATGATTAAGAGTAGAAATAGCCTCACGGCACAATTTAAAAAAGGATTGGCAATGCTGATTCTTGCAGGATTTTTAGCATCCTGCGGTGGTTCTAAAAGTATCTTTGACAAAAATCCGGAAGCCATACAATCATGGGCACACCTAGACCCCAAAAAGGATAAAATTCCGGGGATGTCTGTGGATAAAGCTTACAAGAAAATCATAAAAAATCAGTCAGTACCGCAGGTGATTGTTGCAGTGATTGATTCAGGAATTGACTTAGGTCATGAGGATTTATCAACAGTTCTTTGGACAAATACCGGAGAAATTGCCGAAGATTTGGAAGACAATGATGGAAATGGTTACATCGACGACATCCATGGATACAACTTTTTGGGTGAATCCTACCATGAACAATTAGAAGCTACTCGCATTGTCAATTTAGGAATTGGAGATGCCTCCCTACAGGAAAAAGCTCGCGCACGCTTTGAAAAAGATTTGACAAAAGCAGCTTCATCTGCAGAAGAAATGCTGATGATGAATCAAATTTTTCAATACACCGATCAACTTATCCGAAATAAACTAGGAAAAGATTCTTATACAGCAAAAGACTTAGCAACCTTCCCTACAGATGCCGAGGTCACGCCTATGCATATAGAGTTGATGCAAGATATTCTATCAGAAGAAGGAACCATTCAGGTAGTTTTTGATCAAATTGATGAAGCGATTAAGTATTACAAGGATCAGTTGGATTACAATTTGAAATTGGACTTTGATGGAAGAGCCTTGGTGGGCGATGATCCTTATGACATTACAGATGCCAAGTATGGTAATGGTGACCCTATGCATCGAGTAAAAGACGAAAGCCACGGTACTCACGTGGCAGGTATTATTGCTGCTGACAGAAACAATAACAGAGGAATTAAGGGAGTTGCGAACAATGCACAAATTATGTCCATCCGAGCAGTACCCAATGGGGATGAATACGATAAAGATATTGCTTTGGCTATTCGCTATGCTGCTGATAATGGGGCTAAAGTCATCAACATGAGCTTCGGAAAGCCTTTTTCTCCCAATGCTGAATGGGTGTATGACGCCATTAAATATGCCGCAGAGAAGGATGTATTACTCGTACACGCTGCTGGTAATGATGGTATGGACTTGGACGACCCAGAAAATCCTAACTTCCCAAATGACCATAAATTATTGAATGAACCCGAGTTTGCTCCTAATGTCATTACTGTGGGAGCTTTAGCACCATCTTGGGATGAAAATATGATTGCTTCTTTCAGCAACTACGGTCGATTAAATGTGGATGTTTTTGCACCCGGAGCTAGAATCTACTCAACCATGCCTGAAAATGAATATGAGTTTCAGAGTGGAACCTCTATGGCTGCTCCGGCAGTTTCGGGAATTGCAGCCAAAATACGAGGACTTTACCCAGCATTGACCGCCATTCAAGTAAAGCAAATCATCATGCAATCAGGCATTAGTCCTAAATTTGAAGTTTTTGTCAATGGAGATAATCCCCAAAAAGTAAGACTCAATCAGGTTTCCCGCTCTGGCAAAATTGCCAACTTGTATGAAGCCTTGCTATTGGCCAAAGCTGTCAATAGCGGAAAAGTTGTGCTACAATAA